CATCCTAGTTGCCTTAGAAACCTGTCTCTCTGCCATTCTGGCCTCCAAACACCTGTGCAGAGCATCCTGGGAATACAGTCTTAACCTGAATAGGCATCTGATGAGGCAATGGATGGAGCCAGGGAGTCAGACTGTCTCATCTGACCCTCAAAATGACAAGCCAAACAGATTCTCCTGCTACTTCCTTTGATCCTTCGGTGTCCTCTGGGCTATTCACCTCTCTCCTTGATCCCTGTGGCTTGTCTCTGGCTACTCCGCTTGAGAACGAGAAGAGAAATGACAGCTCCAGACCAGTGGGGGCGTCACCTCCTGAATGCtttgctctcttcctcttccctctgcttCTGGCTGTACCCCTCTGCCACTGTGATCATAGACCTTTGTGTGTCTGGGAGTATTCAATACACAATGGATGATGACTATGattatgtgtgtctgtgttttccgCTGGGATCTGCGGGGTAGAATGTTTGGGTACCAAGAGGGGGGCGACACCAAAGGCTTCTGCAAAAACCACCACTCTTTGAGTTTTCCAAAAGGTTCAGTGAGATTCAACTCTCCTTTGGTTCAGATTCTGTCCCGAGTCTCATGCACATAAAGATAACCCCCAAGCCAggagttagaaaaaaatgtagcttCATGTGCCCTGACCCCAGTCCAGGAGCACTGAATCAAAGAATAAGATCAGAAATCTGATTTCAGAGAAAACAGCTACAAAAGCATGTTTTCCTCaccaggaaggagctgggggcATCAGTGTTTTCTAAATAGAAAGTGTCAAATGGATTTTGGGTTAATATCATGTAATTCTAAAGGACCCATACTCCAACACTGCTGCACTGTCATAatatgggagggggaggggaatccCACTCTCTGACAAGCTTAGCTCAGCACTGACAGTCTTCTGGTAATTCATCACGGCTGCCTAGGCAACCCTTCCATAACAAAGGCAGGTGAGGCAGGTCGGTCTGAGGACCAATACTGCCATAATAACAACTGCTGCCAAACTTAAACTTGATGACACAGAAATACTCAAGgtctctccctccaccccacacCCACCACCCAGAGCTGCCGATCACACTGAGCTCCAGGAGTTCTGAGAACTACAGGTACAAAAGCATTTTCCCATTTGATATGTCAATTCCAGCAACAGTCTGATCAGAGGCCATGGGGAGCTGACATATGATATAGGCTGGGGTGAGGGAAAGGGGCAGGGGGGCATCTGGGTCATGAAAGAGCAAGGGGTTTATAGGTAGTTAGGCCCTCCAAAAGAAAAGTCATCGATGTCAGAAAAGATTATATCCCATTATCCTGGCCTTACCCAATCCCCATTGGGTAGTGAGCAAGCCAATGACATAAATTGCCGCCCCCTTCTCTCCGCCCTCCccctaatcccagcaactcctcTCATCTCTTTTCTGGTCTCGCTAGAGAAGCCTGGTTGCTGGGAACAGCTCAAGGGGTCACCATGCTCTTCATAATCACGGCCCTTCTCTGCTGTGGTGAGTACaagggggtggggaagggccCTGGGCAGAAGGCCGGGGTGAAGTCCTGTGGAGGAGGGGGCAGAGCCCTGGCAGCAGTTTCTTTTGCAGGACTGTGCAATGGGGTATTGACAGAAGAGACTGGTGAGTTTTTCCTGCTCCAGACTGGGACATTCCTCTCTGGAGATCCGAAATAACTACAGAGTGTCAGTGTCAGTGGCCAGGGAGTGACTGGTTGGGAGGGAAGGACAGCCAGGAAGGGGCACTTGCTAAAGCTGCTGGCAAAATTCAGCCTCCAATTCTGCCTTTCTGCCTGCAAAATTTCCCCCAAGCTTCTGTACTTTTCTGAGGCTCCGTTGACATATCAGATTCCCCCTTCCCCAGCAcctgaggaagaaaggaaggaaggaaaggattcGGTTTGGGGTCGAAAGGGGAGGTGGGCAATGTGATCTGGGCAGGGGGTTCAATggcaaggaaaggaaggagagagaatggcTTCATTAACTCTGCTGTTTCTAGAAATAATCATGCCAACCCCTAAGCCTGAGCTGTGGGCAGAGACAAACTTCCCTCTGGCCCCGTGGAAGAACTTAACCCTCTGGTGCAGAAGCCCTTCTGGCTCAACTAAGGAGTTTGTGTTGCTGAAGGACGGGACTGGGTGGATTGCAACTCGCCCAGCCTCAGAGCAGGTCCGGGCTGCTTTCCCCCTTGGCGCCCTGACCCAGAGCCACACCGGGAGTTACCACTGCCATTCATGGGAGGAAATGGCTGTGTCGGAGCCTAGTGAGGCGCTTGAACTGGTGGGAACAGGTAAGAAAAGGCAAAGGATCCCCCTGGAGTGATCCCCAGTGACCCTGGGACTCTTGTgctgcagggaggagaggaggggccctgggatgggggaggggcggggaagAGAGTGAGAGGAGCCTGACAGGAAGATCCTAGGGCCAGCCCAGGATGGATTTCTTTTTTGCTGACAAAGTGACTCTGAGTGTCCCATCTGAGCACTTCCAAACTTCTGACTCTTTTCCCACTCCTTTTTGTTTTCCAGACATCCTCCCCAAACCTGTCATTTCTGCTGCTCCCCCAGTTTGGGGCCAGGAACTGCAAATCCGATGCAAAGGATGGCTGGCAGGCATGAGTTTTGCTCTGTATAAGGACGGAGAACAGGAACCTGTCCAGCAACTTGGTGCCGTTGGGAGAGAAGCCTTCTTTACAATCCAAAGAATGGAGGATAAAGACGAAGGCAATTATAGCTGCCGTATGCACACTGAAAAGCGCCCCTTTAAGTGGTCTGAGCCCAGTGAGCCCCTGGAGCTTGTCATAAAAGGTAGAGCTGAAAAGGGTgtgtgagggaggagggggaggcaaAGCCTCTCCCCAGGGCAAACTTTCCTGCTGGTCCCAGGAGCCTGTGTCCAATCTTAGAGCTAGGCAGGCGTGGCGCTGGGAGTGCCAGGGCCTCTGGCTGCATGATATTAATAGCCATAATCGTTATTAATAGCTTGGGTTTGTGGAGggtgatttaatttttctaattattttcccatcaattatctcatttaactgtAGAGCAAATCTTCAAGGGAGGTGGAGCAGCTACTATTTCCCCCTCTGGTCCAAATaggcaaactgaggctcagagaaccAGCAAAGCCCCAGTGAAAACTCGCACTTTTCACTAGTGTCCATTGCCTGCCCCATTGACAGTGAGGACTCATATGGAGGCAATGAGACACGGGGGTGATGGATCCCTGAGtaatatttggggggggggggctactagggatactagggattgaatccaagggcactttcCCACTAAGccacacacccccagcccttcatatatacataattttaaaaatttgagacagggtcttgctaagttgatcaaggccttgctaagttgctggagctggcctcaaactttccatcctcttgcctcaacctcctaagattacaggtgtttaTCACTGCACTCACCTATGTAAGATTTTTAAATGCACCTATTTCTGAATTAACACATAATTGAAAACAGAGCAGCTTCCTAGAaccaatatttgctttttttcttaattcagttttgtgttatttgtgtgtgtgtgtgtgtgtgttttctagaaATGTACTCCAAGCCCTTCTTCAAGACATTGACCAGCCCTGTGGTCACCCCTGGTGCCCGAGTGACTTTCAACTGCTCCACCCCTCACCAGCACATGACCTTTATTCTTTACAAAGATGGCAATGAAATAGCAGCCAGTGACCGGTCTTGGGCAAATCCAGGGGCCAATACAGCTAACTTTGTGATCGATTCAGTGGGCATTGGTGATGGAGGGAACTACAGTTGCCGCTATTATGACTTTGCTATTTGGTCTGAACCTAGTGACCCTGTGGAGCTGGTGGTGACAGGTTAGGAAGGGGGAAATCCTGGTGGATGTGGTGCTCACCCTAGGACAGTGAAGTGGAAAGCCTGTCAGtgggagaggaagaaatgttCCTTCTAAAAGACACTAAGTGCTTAGGACAGCGCCTGGCACATGGTGAACAGTCCATGTGGGACAGCTGCTCATGTTATTACAGGAAGGAGAGAcaaaggagaggggagaggcaAATAATTCACTTCTGAGGAAAGAAGTGAGGCAGATGGGGATTTTCAATCCTAGAGCCAAGCTCAAGTTGTCATATTTCTAAAATCTTTGTGGCTTGGCCTTGAGCATTAGGTTCAATGTCCACTTTTTCTTTAGCTAGCTGGTCTTGTCAGAGATTGGTGGGCTGGATGGCCTTAAGAGAACAGAAGACCTTGAAACGTCAGCTGCATGTTAGGCAGCCATTGCAAATGATAATTTTCAAAGGCTGCTTAACGTCATAGGAAAATGtttacaatataaaattaaatgaaaaatatcagaataccCAACTGTGAAGACAGTGGAATCCCATTTATGTAAATACTTATAGCTACATGGACATGGGCatatctagaaaaaataaatggaaaatatataaataattatctttGAGTTGGTAGAATTGTGTTTTCTTCATTAGATAACATTGTTTCTTATGATAACGCTATAAAAGCTATTTTCACAGCACAGTGGGTGGGCTTCTCTCACATTGTGATCTCTTTAATTTCAGAATTCTACCCCAAACCCACTCTCCTGGCACAGCCAGGACCTGTGGTGCTTCCCGGGAAGAATGTGACCTTGCGCTGCCAAGGGATTTTCCAGGGCATGAGGTTTGCCCTTTTGCAGGAGGGAACCCAGGCTCCCATACAGTTCCAGAGTGCCTCTGGGAACTCAGCtgatttcctcctccacactgtCAGCACAGAGGACTCTGGAAACTACAGCTGTATTTATTATGAGACAACCATGTCCAACAGGGGCTCATATCTCAGTATGCCTCTTATGATCTGGGTGACTGGTAAGGACAAACAAGATATGGGACTGGGATAGAGATAAATAGAGCACAAGTTAAAGAGGGTACTCCTTCCTCAAAGGTTAGACTAAGGCTTGAGGGGAACAACTATAACCAGGAAAAAGATAAAGGGTTAATTCAGGGAGGGACAAGTTGCCATACTCACCACAATCCACCTTTATTCTCTTTCTAGACACATTCCCCAAACCATGGCTGTTTGCTGTGCCCAGTTCTGTGGTCGCCATTGGGCAGAATGTTACTCTCTGGTGCCAAGGTCCTGTCCATGGAGTAGGGTACATTCTGCACAAAGAAGTTGGACCCACTTCAATGCAGCTCTGGGGATCCACCAGTAACGATGGGGCATTTCCCATCACCAATATATCTGGTGCTAGCCTAGGGCGTTACAGCTGCTACTACCACCCTGACTGGACCAGCTCTATCAAGATACAGCCTAGCAACACCCTGGAACTCATAGTCACAGGTATGGGCTGGTGCTCTGAAACATGCAGGGGAGTGTAAACAGGAGGGAATATACTGGTTCATGGGAGATAGTTTTCAAAGAGCTGGAGGAAAGGCAAGCaataatctttcctttttatcaGAGAATCCAGGGGTGATGCACTGGATAGTGTCCTCTTGTCTCTGACCAAGCATTAATCTTTTCCAGGCTTGCTCCCCAAACCCAGCCTCTTAGTCCAGCCTGGTCCCATGGTGGCCCCCGGAGAAAATATCACTCTTCAATGTCAAGGGGAACTGCCAGACTCAACATTTGTCCTACTGAAGGAAGGGTCTCAAGAGCCCTTAGAGCAACAGAGGCCAAATGGGTACAGGGCTGATTTCTGGATGCCAGTGGTGAGAGGTGAAGATTCTGGGATCTATAGCTGTGTTTATTATTTGGACTCTGCTCCCCTCGCTGCTTCAAATCACAGTGACTCCCTGGAGATCTGGGTGACTGGTAAGGTCCTGGATACTTAAGCAAGCTGTTAGATTGTGTAGCTTTAGCAGTTCACAGAGGGTCGGGCTGAGTTCGGGATCATTTCTCTGAATTCTGTGTTCTTTTTGGTTGCAGATAAACCTCCTAAACCCTCTCTGGCAGCCTGGCCCAGCACTGTGTTCCAGCTAGGGAAGGACATCACCCTACAGTGCCGAGGCCCCCTGCCGGGTGTCGAATTTGTCCTGGAACAAGAGGGTGAGGAAGCACCTCAGCAATTCTCAGAGGATGGTGACTTTATCATCAACAACATGGAAGGAAAAGGCATTGGGAACTATAGCTGCAGCTACCGCCTCCAGGCCTTCCCTGATATCTGGTCTGAGCCTAGTGATTCCCTGGAGCTGGTGGGAGCAGCAGGTGAGTGCATAATCCCTCTCTAAGGGTCCTGGCCTGACACACGTGAGATCTCAGGGACTGCCTCTCTAGAGACAATCCAAAtcaggagagaggagggacttgAGATTTGGAAACCTCAAATGTCATCTTTCTCCTAAGGATGGTGATGAGGTGAGATATCAGTTCAGGACTCCTTCAAGGCCTCTTACCCACCAGGAAAGGAGAGCTATCTTCCTTAGTGGCATATGTGCCACCACTGATCACCCCTTCTGCCCACCCTTCCCACGTAGCTCTGGAGGAGGCCAGAGTGAGGGGGTAGCAGGAGATCCAGGGGGAACATACACTTGCTAACCTCCATGGCCTTTGATTCTGCTCTTTTATATACACCAGGGCCTGCTGCTCAAGAATGCACCGTGGGTAACATTGTCCGAAGTAGCCTGATTGTGGTGGTTGTGGTAGCCTTGGGGGTGGTGCTAGCCATAGAGTGGAAAAAGTGGCCTCGACTCCGAACCAGGTAAGTGCTCATCTCCAGCTCCTTCTGGATGCTGAGAGCTGCTGGACAATGGTCCAAATACTCCTCCAGGATCTGAGCTGTACCATGTGACTTGGTTTCAGGCTCATTGTTCTGAATCTTCCCTTGCTCATGTCGTTTTCTTTACGCAGGGGCTCGGAGACAGATGGAAGAGATCAGACTATAGTCCTTGAAGAGTGTAACCAAGAAGGAGAACCAGACACCACTACTAACTCTCCCTCCTCAACCTCTCAGGGAATCTCAGTGGAACTGCCAGTCCCGATATAATAATCCCCTTTACAAGagctttcctctcctttcctttacCCTCAGAGACCTGGAAATCCAGCTGATTACCCTGAGTGTCAACCCTATCTACTGCTCCTTGACCTCTAATCACCTGAGCCGGGTGAAGGGGATTCTGGGAGTTGCAAGCTCTACCAGGATGAAATGTTTCCCAAAGAGAGGTTCCTTACCCCTATAACTCCTCACTGTACTGATTCACTGGTGCATGGAATtctattaaaatgtattcttctGAATAAAGAGAGTATTCACTATATAACTGCAAAAACTATGGCAATAGTCTTCTATTGGTATGTTGCCCACTTATAATTTAGCAGAAATGGTGAATTGGAACTGATCTCCATGGCAGAAAAAGAAGACACAGGGCTACAAGTACAGAAAAAGGAGTACAAGGATGGGTGGGGAACAGGGGGGCAGCTCCACAACTCAGTTTGGTTTGAGATGTGGTCACCAAAAGAAGTATTCTTCTGTCCTTCCATCCcgttattgaatgaatgaatgaatgaatgaatgaatgaatgaatggcaaTGTTCTGTCCAAGTTGAGCCTGAAGACAAACTCTAATGTTACCTTGTATTCACCATGTTAGAATACCTGCTTTCACACAGCAGGGTTGGCTCTCTGTAGAATTTTGAAACTGTACTTTGTGATACTTAGTAGCAATTATAGGGTATATATTAATTCCCTTTTAATAAAGTATGAACAATTGATAAAAGACAATACTCTAAAGACAGCCCCAGTTCCCTAAAGGTGTGCACTTCTAGTGGTGGGAACT
This window of the Urocitellus parryii isolate mUroPar1 chromosome X, mUroPar1.hap1, whole genome shotgun sequence genome carries:
- the Igsf1 gene encoding immunoglobulin superfamily member 1 isoform X1, producing MEPQPDLWIESNYPQAPWENITLWCRSPSRISSKFLLLKDKTQMTWIRPSYKTFQVSFFLGALTESNTGLYRCCYWKETGWSKPSKVLELEAPGQLPKPIFWIQAETPPLPGCNVNILCHGWLQDLVFMLFKEGYAEPVDYQVPTGTMAIFSIDNMTPENEGVYICRTHIQMLPTLWSEPSNPLKLVVAGLYPKPTLTAYPGPMMAPGESLNLRCQGPIYGMTFALMKLEDLEKSFYHKKPIKNEAHFFFQSLKSQDSGHYLCFYYDGSYRGSLLSDILKIWVTDSFPKTRLLAQPSPVVQMGQNVSLRCQGQVDGVGLALYKKGEDKPLQLLDATSINDTKSFFLNNVTYSDSGIYSCHYLLPWKTSIKMATHNSVELVVVAWPSTVFKLGKAITLQCRVSHPVLEFSLEWEEKEKFQKFSADGDFIITNVEGKGIGTYSCSYRVKAHPNIWSHRSEPLKLMGPAGPCFWSSLVTGFLTWNYVLNEAIRLSLIVQLIALLVVVLWIRWKCRRLRIREAWLLGTAQGVTMLFIITALLCCGLCNGVLTEETEIIMPTPKPELWAETNFPLAPWKNLTLWCRSPSGSTKEFVLLKDGTGWIATRPASEQVRAAFPLGALTQSHTGSYHCHSWEEMAVSEPSEALELVGTDILPKPVISAAPPVWGQELQIRCKGWLAGMSFALYKDGEQEPVQQLGAVGREAFFTIQRMEDKDEGNYSCRMHTEKRPFKWSEPSEPLELVIKEMYSKPFFKTLTSPVVTPGARVTFNCSTPHQHMTFILYKDGNEIAASDRSWANPGANTANFVIDSVGIGDGGNYSCRYYDFAIWSEPSDPVELVVTEFYPKPTLLAQPGPVVLPGKNVTLRCQGIFQGMRFALLQEGTQAPIQFQSASGNSADFLLHTVSTEDSGNYSCIYYETTMSNRGSYLSMPLMIWVTDTFPKPWLFAVPSSVVAIGQNVTLWCQGPVHGVGYILHKEVGPTSMQLWGSTSNDGAFPITNISGASLGRYSCYYHPDWTSSIKIQPSNTLELIVTGLLPKPSLLVQPGPMVAPGENITLQCQGELPDSTFVLLKEGSQEPLEQQRPNGYRADFWMPVVRGEDSGIYSCVYYLDSAPLAASNHSDSLEIWVTDKPPKPSLAAWPSTVFQLGKDITLQCRGPLPGVEFVLEQEGEEAPQQFSEDGDFIINNMEGKGIGNYSCSYRLQAFPDIWSEPSDSLELVGAAGPAAQECTVGNIVRSSLIVVVVVALGVVLAIEWKKWPRLRTRGSETDGRDQTIVLEECNQEGEPDTTTNSPSSTSQGISVELPVPI
- the Igsf1 gene encoding immunoglobulin superfamily member 1 isoform X2, with amino-acid sequence MEPQPDLWIESNYPQAPWENITLWCRSPSRISSKFLLLKDKTQMTWIRPSYKTFQVSFFLGALTESNTGLYRCCYWKETGWSKPSKVLELEAPGQLPKPIFWIQAETPPLPGCNVNILCHGWLQDLVFMLFKEGYAEPVDYQVPTGTMAIFSIDNMTPENEGVYICRTHIQMLPTLWSEPSNPLKLVVAGLYPKPTLTAYPGPMMAPGESLNLRCQGPIYGMTFALMKLEDLEKSFYHKKPIKNEAHFFFQSLKSQDSGHYLCFYYDGSYRGSLLSDILKIWVTDSFPKTRLLAQPSPVVQMGQNVSLRCQGQVDGVGLALYKKGEDKPLQLLDATSINDTKSFFLNNVTYSDSGIYSCHYLLPWKTSIKMATHNSVELVVVAWPSTVFKLGKAITLQCRVSHPVLEFSLEWEEKEKFQKFSADGDFIITNVEGKGIGTYSCSYRVKAHPNIWSHRSEPLKLMGPAGFLTWNYVLNEAIRLSLIVQLIALLVVVLWIRWKCRRLRIREAWLLGTAQGVTMLFIITALLCCGLCNGVLTEETEIIMPTPKPELWAETNFPLAPWKNLTLWCRSPSGSTKEFVLLKDGTGWIATRPASEQVRAAFPLGALTQSHTGSYHCHSWEEMAVSEPSEALELVGTDILPKPVISAAPPVWGQELQIRCKGWLAGMSFALYKDGEQEPVQQLGAVGREAFFTIQRMEDKDEGNYSCRMHTEKRPFKWSEPSEPLELVIKEMYSKPFFKTLTSPVVTPGARVTFNCSTPHQHMTFILYKDGNEIAASDRSWANPGANTANFVIDSVGIGDGGNYSCRYYDFAIWSEPSDPVELVVTEFYPKPTLLAQPGPVVLPGKNVTLRCQGIFQGMRFALLQEGTQAPIQFQSASGNSADFLLHTVSTEDSGNYSCIYYETTMSNRGSYLSMPLMIWVTDTFPKPWLFAVPSSVVAIGQNVTLWCQGPVHGVGYILHKEVGPTSMQLWGSTSNDGAFPITNISGASLGRYSCYYHPDWTSSIKIQPSNTLELIVTGLLPKPSLLVQPGPMVAPGENITLQCQGELPDSTFVLLKEGSQEPLEQQRPNGYRADFWMPVVRGEDSGIYSCVYYLDSAPLAASNHSDSLEIWVTDKPPKPSLAAWPSTVFQLGKDITLQCRGPLPGVEFVLEQEGEEAPQQFSEDGDFIINNMEGKGIGNYSCSYRLQAFPDIWSEPSDSLELVGAAGPAAQECTVGNIVRSSLIVVVVVALGVVLAIEWKKWPRLRTRGSETDGRDQTIVLEECNQEGEPDTTTNSPSSTSQGISVELPVPI